The Fimbriimonas ginsengisoli Gsoil 348 genome window below encodes:
- a CDS encoding prepilin-type N-terminal cleavage/methylation domain-containing protein: MRIRNLAFTLIELLVVIAIIAILAAILFPVFAQAKEAAKKTQCVSNTKQTALAGLMYAGDADDILPRHDNNGSCLYGENPCATPDWGDFRFPAGGDVNTGMNVMYFGALQPYIKNIQMSICPQIGATNWASVFSTANQSGVTPPDAGYKKADEPYYYNTMGQMAINMLAIDYGPRGTTGFNQRPGGPRGRLGQVARPAEVFMFVAESAWDWGVSVSNGLGNGAVWPSMPNSPCWSSGAEGWTRYVHNGKSGGYSGDPNLRATLNPNYQGFAVFAFMDGHSKALKFTQAERCTPVPGGGTWAINSSTNASNYYPYWVPDL, encoded by the coding sequence ATGCGCATCCGAAATCTAGCCTTTACGCTTATCGAACTCTTGGTGGTGATCGCGATCATCGCCATCCTGGCCGCTATTCTGTTCCCTGTGTTCGCACAGGCCAAGGAAGCGGCCAAGAAGACCCAATGCGTCAGTAATACGAAGCAGACCGCGCTCGCCGGTTTGATGTATGCCGGAGACGCCGACGACATTTTGCCCCGTCACGACAACAATGGCTCTTGCCTTTACGGCGAAAACCCTTGTGCAACTCCTGACTGGGGTGATTTCCGCTTCCCTGCGGGCGGAGACGTGAACACGGGCATGAACGTGATGTACTTCGGCGCATTGCAGCCGTACATCAAAAACATTCAGATGTCGATCTGTCCTCAGATCGGAGCCACGAACTGGGCTAGCGTCTTTAGCACGGCCAACCAATCGGGCGTTACTCCGCCGGACGCAGGCTACAAGAAGGCCGACGAGCCGTATTACTACAACACCATGGGGCAGATGGCGATCAACATGCTAGCCATCGACTACGGCCCTCGCGGTACCACCGGCTTTAATCAGCGCCCGGGCGGCCCTCGCGGACGGCTCGGTCAGGTGGCCCGCCCGGCCGAGGTCTTTATGTTCGTTGCGGAAAGCGCCTGGGACTGGGGAGTTTCGGTCAGCAACGGACTCGGAAACGGCGCGGTGTGGCCTTCCATGCCGAACAGCCCCTGCTGGTCCAGCGGCGCCGAAGGGTGGACGAGATACGTTCACAACGGCAAATCCGGAGGTTACAGCGGCGACCCCAACCTTCGGGCGACGTTGAACCCTAACTATCAGGGTTTCGCGGTCTTCGCCTTCATGGACGGGCACAGCAAGGCGCTGAAGTTCACGCAAGCCGAGCGGTGCACTCCCGTTCCCGGCGGTGGGACATGGGCGATTAATTCCAGTACCAACGCTAGCAACTACTACCCATACTGGGTTCCGGATCTCTAG
- a CDS encoding NAD(P)-dependent oxidoreductase: MSDGRLSQRLGFVGLGVMGGPMAGHLVEAGHQVTVWNRSPGKADRLREKGARVADSLADLGGECEVVFLCVSRSEDVRDCLHALTETARPGTLFIDHSTIAPPAAKELQSELSERGFRFVDAPITGGSVGAQNGQLTIFLGGDEADVARALPLIAPYTKRAERVGGPGAGQMAKMANQIAVGGALLALCESLSFAHKAGLDVAQIRSLVGGGAGGSWAYENYGAKILAHDWSPGFSIKNQRKDFAYCDEAAREIDAAIPGTHLVDKLLARLQEGGHGEWTTAALYEEMLAMGAAG, from the coding sequence GTGTCAGATGGGCGGTTGTCGCAGCGGCTTGGATTCGTCGGTCTCGGTGTAATGGGCGGCCCGATGGCCGGCCACCTGGTGGAAGCGGGGCATCAAGTGACGGTATGGAACCGGTCGCCCGGCAAAGCCGATCGGCTTCGCGAAAAAGGGGCCCGAGTGGCCGATTCGCTCGCCGACCTCGGCGGAGAATGCGAGGTCGTCTTTCTATGCGTCAGCCGTAGCGAAGACGTACGCGACTGCCTCCACGCCCTCACCGAGACCGCACGTCCGGGAACGCTTTTCATCGACCACAGCACCATCGCTCCCCCGGCGGCCAAGGAGCTCCAAAGCGAGTTGTCCGAGCGCGGATTCCGGTTTGTAGACGCTCCGATCACCGGCGGCAGCGTCGGAGCGCAAAACGGGCAGCTCACGATCTTTCTCGGCGGAGACGAGGCCGACGTAGCTCGGGCACTTCCGCTCATTGCCCCCTACACCAAGCGCGCGGAGAGGGTCGGCGGCCCCGGCGCGGGACAGATGGCGAAGATGGCGAACCAGATCGCGGTGGGCGGCGCGCTCCTCGCTCTCTGCGAAAGCCTGAGCTTCGCGCATAAGGCCGGTCTCGACGTCGCGCAGATCCGATCGCTCGTCGGCGGCGGCGCCGGCGGAAGCTGGGCGTACGAAAACTACGGCGCGAAGATCTTGGCTCACGACTGGAGCCCCGGCTTCAGCATCAAGAATCAGCGAAAAGATTTCGCCTACTGCGACGAGGCCGCCCGGGAGATCGACGCGGCGATTCCGGGAACTCACTTGGTGGATAAGCTCCTCGCGAGACTGCAAGAGGGCGGGCATGGCGAGTGGACCACCGCCGCGCTTTACGAGGAGATGCTGGCAATGGGTGCTGCCGGTTGA
- a CDS encoding ABC transporter ATP-binding protein translates to MKAVRLLGVTQRFGAVTALDNVDLEVESGAIHAVVGENGAGKTTLMRILYGALKPTAGQIEIDEKPVSFNDSKAALAAGIGMVSQHYGIIPELTCIQNLILGAEGAPILNDRTAIERAEQLARRMGFHFDWPRDASTLSPGDTQKLEILRLLWRNARIMILDEPTAMLSPADGAALFASMTQLASEGATVILVTHRLPEVMEYCSRVTVLRGGKRVAEKVVAETSPAELAKLIVGGDIVPHERPPAKPPGEPGLTVAGLVVRGERGEDKLKNVSLTARKGEIVGIAGVDGSGQRELFQAIAGIATPRAGSISIDGKEITDAPAAARIEAGLRVIPEDRHAEGVIESWSLEENSILGLQRLAPISKGRSLDKRERHSWAERVAARFHTRHGGLNLPMASLSGGNQQRFVAARALEFRPSLILAFQPARGLDLGGTADVYEAIRDRVEEDAAAIVVSFDLDELLEHCDRIVVMNGGLLYEPPPGKQKDREAIGRLMVGAA, encoded by the coding sequence TTGAAGGCGGTCCGCCTGCTCGGGGTCACCCAACGCTTCGGCGCGGTGACCGCGCTGGACAATGTCGACCTGGAAGTCGAGAGCGGGGCGATCCACGCCGTGGTCGGTGAGAACGGCGCCGGCAAGACGACGCTGATGCGAATCCTCTACGGCGCGCTCAAACCAACCGCCGGCCAAATAGAGATCGACGAAAAGCCGGTCTCGTTCAACGATTCCAAAGCGGCGCTAGCGGCGGGAATCGGGATGGTGAGCCAACACTACGGCATCATTCCCGAGCTGACCTGTATTCAAAACTTGATCCTTGGGGCCGAAGGGGCTCCGATTCTGAACGATCGAACGGCGATCGAACGAGCGGAGCAGTTGGCCCGGCGGATGGGGTTCCATTTCGACTGGCCGCGCGACGCGTCGACGCTGAGCCCGGGCGATACTCAAAAGCTGGAGATCTTAAGACTGCTCTGGCGGAATGCCCGAATCATGATTTTGGACGAGCCGACCGCGATGCTCTCGCCCGCCGACGGGGCGGCGCTGTTCGCCTCCATGACGCAGCTTGCGTCGGAGGGCGCCACCGTCATCCTCGTCACTCACCGGCTGCCCGAAGTGATGGAGTACTGTTCTCGGGTGACCGTTCTACGCGGCGGTAAGCGAGTGGCGGAAAAGGTGGTCGCCGAGACCTCGCCCGCCGAGCTGGCCAAGCTGATCGTGGGTGGCGACATCGTCCCTCACGAGCGCCCGCCCGCCAAGCCTCCGGGAGAACCTGGGTTGACCGTGGCCGGCTTAGTGGTTCGGGGAGAGCGAGGCGAAGACAAGCTTAAGAACGTGTCGCTCACTGCCCGCAAGGGTGAAATCGTCGGAATCGCCGGCGTCGACGGAAGCGGTCAACGCGAGCTGTTTCAAGCGATCGCCGGCATCGCGACCCCACGAGCCGGCTCGATCTCGATCGACGGCAAAGAGATTACCGACGCACCGGCGGCAGCTCGCATCGAAGCCGGCCTGCGAGTGATCCCCGAAGACCGCCATGCGGAGGGGGTCATCGAGAGCTGGTCGCTCGAAGAGAATTCGATACTGGGACTTCAACGGCTCGCCCCGATCTCGAAAGGCAGGAGCCTCGATAAGCGGGAACGGCACTCGTGGGCGGAACGGGTCGCCGCGCGGTTTCATACCCGTCACGGAGGTTTGAATCTGCCGATGGCGAGCCTCAGTGGAGGCAATCAGCAGCGCTTTGTCGCCGCTCGGGCGCTCGAATTTCGGCCGTCGCTCATCCTGGCCTTTCAACCTGCGCGAGGACTCGACCTAGGAGGAACCGCGGACGTGTACGAGGCGATCCGCGACCGGGTCGAAGAGGACGCGGCCGCGATCGTCGTCAGCTTCGATCTCGACGAGCTGTTGGAGCACTGCGACCGGATCGTTGTGATGAACGGCGGACTTCTCTACGAGCCTCCGCCCGGCAAGCAGAAAGATCGCGAGGCAATCGGGCGCCTCATGGTGGGCGCCGCTTGA
- a CDS encoding ABC transporter permease, with translation MSRDNWRLVALIVAALGILAGAILVAGASPGMAVSTLLKGSLGTPGAIARTLRETTPLLIAGLAVFLALRAGLFNIGVEGQLLVGACACAAVAVKVSGVPGILLGTLAAMAAGALWALPAGLIRAYRNGHEVITTIMLNNVANLLTSALVAGVLRAPGQESPTTAEISKSTRLPDLYSHPPFALNSGLVVGIVLSVALALWLRRTVAGYELQAVGANARAARFAGVRPERVMVRAMLASGAIAGLGGAIQVLAYEGRFYSGFSPGYGFDGLGIALLAGSSAYGVIPASFLFGILAQGSVALGIAHIPKGITTVVLGLIILVAAAIRYRKVKTVA, from the coding sequence TTGAGCCGAGACAATTGGCGTCTCGTTGCGCTGATCGTAGCCGCGCTGGGCATCCTCGCGGGGGCGATCCTCGTCGCCGGCGCAAGCCCGGGGATGGCGGTTTCTACGCTACTCAAGGGGAGTCTCGGCACGCCGGGCGCGATCGCTCGCACCTTACGCGAAACCACTCCGCTCCTCATCGCGGGCCTCGCCGTCTTCCTCGCTCTGAGGGCGGGACTGTTCAACATCGGCGTCGAAGGGCAGCTTTTGGTTGGCGCATGCGCCTGCGCGGCAGTCGCGGTCAAGGTGTCGGGAGTACCGGGGATTTTGCTCGGGACGCTCGCCGCGATGGCGGCAGGCGCGCTCTGGGCGTTGCCGGCCGGACTTATCCGGGCGTATCGGAACGGCCACGAGGTGATCACCACGATCATGCTGAACAACGTGGCGAACCTGCTCACCTCGGCGCTCGTCGCCGGAGTCTTGCGGGCCCCGGGGCAGGAGAGCCCAACGACCGCCGAGATATCCAAGTCGACCCGGTTGCCGGATCTGTATAGCCATCCGCCGTTCGCCTTGAACAGCGGGCTCGTCGTCGGCATCGTATTGTCGGTCGCGCTGGCGTTGTGGCTGCGCCGGACGGTAGCGGGTTACGAGCTTCAAGCGGTCGGCGCCAACGCCCGCGCCGCCCGCTTCGCGGGTGTTCGCCCGGAACGAGTCATGGTTCGGGCGATGCTCGCTTCCGGCGCGATCGCCGGGCTGGGGGGCGCGATCCAAGTTTTGGCTTACGAAGGGCGTTTCTACTCCGGCTTCTCGCCCGGGTACGGGTTCGACGGCCTGGGCATCGCGCTGCTGGCCGGTAGCTCCGCGTACGGGGTTATTCCCGCAAGTTTCCTCTTCGGGATCCTCGCCCAAGGGAGCGTCGCTCTCGGCATCGCCCATATTCCCAAGGGGATCACCACGGTGGTGCTGGGGCTCATCATTTTGGTCGCCGCGGCGATCCGGTATCGGAAGGTGAAGACGGTTGCTTAA
- a CDS encoding ABC transporter permease, with protein MLNFIALVVVLSTPLLLAAMGGFTSERAGVINIGLEGMMLMSACVAALVGVKMGAVGGLAAGIGSGIVMAMIHWVATQVYRIDHVISGMAINALAAGGTNFLFERFTDPNRTGSVPVLPMAFYDWLAFLVPVALWLYVRKTRGGLRLLAVGSDPEKSRLMGVQPLRVRFFGLLATGVLTGLAGVALVTDTGVFTDNMTAGRGYIALAALVLGGWRPIPAMLACVGFGFFSALRLQLEGNPHLPNLPTEAWAALPYVVTVIALAGFLGRSRTPAGLGKA; from the coding sequence TTGCTTAACTTCATCGCACTTGTCGTCGTCCTCTCCACCCCGCTCCTGTTGGCGGCGATGGGAGGGTTCACTAGCGAACGCGCCGGCGTCATCAACATCGGCCTCGAGGGGATGATGCTGATGTCGGCGTGCGTCGCCGCCCTTGTCGGCGTGAAAATGGGCGCGGTAGGAGGCCTCGCGGCGGGGATCGGCAGTGGGATCGTGATGGCGATGATCCACTGGGTGGCGACCCAGGTGTACCGCATCGACCATGTGATCTCGGGCATGGCGATCAACGCGCTGGCGGCAGGGGGCACGAACTTCCTCTTCGAACGCTTCACCGATCCCAACCGAACCGGGTCCGTGCCCGTGCTGCCGATGGCGTTCTACGATTGGCTCGCCTTCTTGGTCCCCGTGGCGCTTTGGCTCTACGTCCGCAAGACGCGCGGCGGGTTGAGGCTACTGGCGGTCGGCAGCGATCCAGAGAAGTCGCGCCTCATGGGGGTTCAGCCGCTCCGCGTCCGCTTCTTCGGCCTTCTGGCTACGGGAGTTTTGACGGGGCTTGCCGGCGTCGCCTTGGTCACCGACACCGGCGTCTTCACCGATAACATGACCGCCGGCCGAGGCTACATCGCCCTCGCCGCGCTCGTGCTGGGCGGATGGCGACCGATTCCGGCGATGCTTGCTTGCGTCGGCTTCGGCTTCTTCAGCGCCCTGCGGCTTCAGTTGGAAGGAAACCCACATCTGCCGAACCTGCCGACCGAGGCTTGGGCGGCCCTGCCCTACGTGGTCACCGTGATCGCATTAGCCGGCTTCCTCGGCCGAAGTCGGACCCCGGCCGGGCTCGGCAAAGCATGA
- a CDS encoding prepilin-type N-terminal cleavage/methylation domain-containing protein yields the protein MKKLSYGFTLIELLVVIAIIAILAAILFPVFAQAKDSAKQTQCVSNTKQLGLGGIMYAGDNDDTLPRHDNNGACGYGESPCDQPDWGDFRFPSKGGPRDVMYFGVIQPYVKNDQIGVCPALGATNWGAVMSSPGTYGIAAPAGGYNKADEAYYQHTLSQMALNEYLIDWGLPVSANWGQWDSNNRPGAVKGNLGGVARPAEVIQFIAESTWDWGPSVGAGLGNGVTWPSQYNSQCDHYWQEGFTKYPHKGQNGVPTGSGPNNQEAFNPQLRGYAVFSFTDGHAKSMKFSQAEKCVDAPAGGWQMGSPGHVQTMSKWYPYWTPEL from the coding sequence ATGAAAAAATTAAGCTACGGATTTACGCTCATCGAGCTCCTAGTAGTGATCGCCATCATTGCGATCTTGGCCGCAATTCTATTCCCCGTCTTCGCCCAGGCGAAAGACTCAGCAAAGCAGACCCAGTGTGTGAGCAACACCAAGCAACTCGGCTTGGGCGGCATCATGTACGCGGGCGACAACGACGACACGCTTCCCCGGCACGACAACAACGGCGCTTGCGGATACGGCGAGAGCCCATGCGATCAGCCGGACTGGGGCGATTTCCGATTCCCAAGCAAAGGCGGCCCTCGGGACGTAATGTACTTCGGAGTCATTCAGCCATACGTTAAGAACGACCAGATCGGCGTCTGCCCTGCGCTAGGCGCCACCAATTGGGGTGCGGTGATGAGCAGCCCCGGCACTTACGGCATCGCCGCGCCGGCTGGCGGATACAACAAAGCCGACGAGGCTTACTACCAGCACACCCTCAGCCAGATGGCACTCAACGAGTACCTGATCGACTGGGGCCTTCCAGTCTCGGCCAATTGGGGCCAGTGGGATTCGAATAACCGACCCGGAGCGGTCAAGGGCAACCTTGGCGGCGTCGCGCGTCCCGCGGAAGTGATCCAGTTCATTGCGGAGAGCACTTGGGATTGGGGTCCCTCGGTTGGCGCCGGTCTCGGAAACGGCGTCACTTGGCCGTCTCAATACAACAGCCAGTGCGACCACTATTGGCAAGAGGGATTCACCAAATACCCGCACAAGGGTCAAAATGGTGTGCCTACCGGTAGCGGCCCGAACAACCAAGAGGCGTTCAACCCTCAACTAAGAGGTTACGCCGTCTTTAGCTTCACCGACGGACACGCAAAATCGATGAAGTTCTCCCAGGCGGAGAAATGCGTCGACGCTCCCGCGGGCGGCTGGCAGATGGGTTCACCGGGACACGTTCAAACGATGTCCAAGTGGTATCCGTATTGGACGCCTGAGCTCTAA
- a CDS encoding RNA polymerase sigma factor, which produces MTLDFDTTFRRESARLTAGLTRAFGPARLTLAEDVVQETFIRAIHEWSLKGTPPNPSAWLTKVARNLALDRLRREGLYAGDGALQFATVDPAEPAMMDDELAMLLMCGHPALAAEAQIALTLKAVCGLGVGEIAKGLLSSETAVAQRLVRAKNTLREANVAFEMPPDPEARLGTALRVLYLLFNEGYLAASGSELTNSEICDEAILLTHRLASTKLGDRPEVRALLALMLLHSSRLPARVDGDGALCLLEDQDRSQWDRERIAMGLEMLGRSANGDRMTPYHCEAAIAACHACAPTFSETDWREVLAHYDDLVSLAPSGIAALNRAVAVAMVHGYACALQSMESIVAKEKLESYYLFAATRGRFLEKLGRRAEARLEYETALKLAGNEAERRFLSRRVRETRSGNSL; this is translated from the coding sequence ATGACGCTCGACTTCGACACCACGTTCCGGCGCGAGTCGGCGCGTCTGACCGCCGGCCTTACCCGTGCGTTCGGACCGGCGCGTCTGACTCTCGCCGAGGATGTGGTGCAGGAGACGTTTATTCGGGCGATCCACGAGTGGTCGCTCAAGGGCACGCCTCCTAATCCATCGGCTTGGCTGACCAAGGTTGCGCGTAATTTGGCGCTCGACCGGCTGCGAAGGGAAGGGTTGTACGCGGGTGACGGGGCACTGCAATTCGCGACCGTCGACCCGGCCGAGCCGGCGATGATGGACGACGAGCTCGCGATGCTCTTGATGTGTGGGCACCCGGCCTTGGCGGCGGAGGCGCAGATCGCGTTGACGCTCAAGGCGGTCTGCGGCCTCGGCGTGGGGGAGATCGCCAAGGGTTTGCTCTCCAGCGAGACGGCGGTGGCGCAACGGCTCGTGCGCGCCAAGAACACGCTTCGCGAAGCCAATGTTGCCTTCGAAATGCCACCCGATCCCGAGGCGAGGCTCGGAACCGCGTTGCGGGTTCTGTATCTTCTCTTCAACGAAGGTTATCTGGCGGCGTCAGGGTCGGAGCTGACGAACTCCGAGATTTGCGACGAGGCGATTCTCCTAACCCACCGGTTAGCGAGCACGAAATTGGGAGACCGGCCCGAGGTACGCGCTCTGCTCGCTCTGATGCTCTTACACTCCAGCCGCTTGCCAGCCCGAGTGGACGGCGATGGGGCACTGTGCCTGCTCGAGGACCAGGACCGGTCGCAGTGGGACAGGGAGCGCATCGCGATGGGTTTGGAGATGCTTGGCCGGTCCGCGAACGGGGATCGGATGACACCGTACCATTGCGAGGCGGCGATCGCCGCCTGTCACGCGTGCGCACCGACGTTTTCGGAGACGGATTGGCGTGAGGTGTTGGCCCACTACGACGACCTCGTGTCGTTGGCGCCGAGCGGAATCGCGGCGCTGAACCGGGCCGTCGCCGTAGCCATGGTTCACGGGTACGCGTGCGCGCTCCAAAGTATGGAATCGATCGTTGCTAAAGAGAAGTTGGAAAGCTACTATCTTTTCGCCGCTACTCGCGGCCGGTTTTTGGAGAAGCTCGGACGGAGGGCAGAGGCCCGGCTCGAATACGAAACCGCGTTGAAACTCGCCGGTAACGAAGCGGAGCGGCGCTTTCTCTCTCGGCGGGTACGAGAGACCCGTTCCGGCAATTCTTTATAG
- a CDS encoding YciI family protein, with translation MLLIRGEGEWDKMSPAQMEETIKKYSAWAKRLREEGRLLDAEPLDRAGRVLVGVDGVITDGPFMETKEMIGGYYIYNAADLEEAVAIGRDCPTLAYGGAIEIRPIADYS, from the coding sequence ATGCTGTTGATTCGCGGCGAGGGCGAGTGGGACAAAATGTCGCCCGCGCAGATGGAAGAGACGATTAAGAAGTACAGCGCTTGGGCGAAACGGCTTAGGGAAGAGGGACGCCTTCTCGATGCCGAGCCGCTCGACCGCGCGGGGCGGGTGCTCGTTGGAGTGGACGGCGTTATCACCGACGGTCCGTTTATGGAGACCAAGGAAATGATCGGCGGCTACTACATCTACAACGCCGCCGACCTCGAAGAGGCGGTCGCGATCGGTCGCGATTGCCCCACCCTCGCCTACGGTGGAGCGATCGAGATTCGCCCCATCGCCGACTATTCCTAA
- the pheT gene encoding phenylalanine--tRNA ligase subunit beta: MKFPHSMLLDFVQTDLDANAIGDLLTMAGFELEGIEEVEGEPVLDIKVMSNRGDGLSVFGLSREVLAKDSKAKATDLYQRAAARFVDENRHDFELESNVATIEAEECNRFACRAFVGVLGHGESPAWMQKRLRQTGMRPISLLVDLTNYVMLELGQPLHAFDREKLHGGGIVVRYARPGDRLTTLNGEEHELNGQMMICDAERPVGVPGVMGGLETEVTASTKTVLLESANFRNTTVRKTRKQLGLATEASYRFERSVDPDGVVAAIHRFSELLAASAPDVKLSNIVDLYPRPPERRSIVLRSSRASRLLGMEITSEQAQSYLARLGFEVRPMAEPGTFEVTMPSWRPDILREEDLVEELGRVHGYERIPERLPEGTTTLGGPHGEYLAYDRLRETAVKAGFIQIVSHSLRDFHPLERSDKDRIGPRVVASPEHAILRDSLLPSLADAASETGGRNLHLVEMGQVFWREGSAYSERRRLALLSTGELLPSDRKGAESRHADFFSLKGSLQAILGGVNVHVSFVPKGDDPRFHPTLQAEIVAGSRSAGVIGQIHPDVAEALKLPAATFLAEIDVVDALKNGSEDIHVRSISRNPAVRRDMAVLVDKSVPYERVAAAIAKAAGDVLERQWLFDVFEGAGIPAGKHSLGIALQLRKAGENFTDEEANQVRDRAVAALAEFGATTR, from the coding sequence ATGAAGTTCCCCCACTCGATGCTGCTCGACTTCGTCCAGACCGATCTGGACGCCAACGCTATCGGCGATCTGCTGACCATGGCGGGGTTTGAGCTCGAGGGGATCGAAGAAGTCGAAGGGGAGCCGGTGCTCGACATCAAAGTCATGAGCAATCGGGGCGACGGTCTTTCCGTCTTCGGCCTCAGCCGCGAGGTTCTCGCGAAAGATTCGAAGGCGAAGGCGACCGACCTTTACCAGCGAGCCGCCGCCCGTTTCGTCGATGAGAACCGGCACGACTTCGAATTAGAATCGAACGTCGCCACCATCGAAGCCGAGGAGTGCAACCGGTTTGCCTGCCGCGCCTTCGTCGGCGTTCTGGGACATGGAGAATCCCCCGCTTGGATGCAAAAGCGACTTCGCCAGACCGGCATGCGTCCGATTTCGCTGCTCGTCGACCTTACCAACTACGTGATGCTGGAGCTGGGACAGCCGCTCCACGCATTCGACCGCGAGAAGCTCCATGGAGGCGGCATCGTCGTCCGGTACGCCCGCCCGGGTGATCGGCTGACCACGCTCAACGGCGAAGAGCACGAGCTGAATGGGCAGATGATGATCTGCGACGCCGAGCGCCCGGTGGGCGTCCCCGGCGTGATGGGCGGGCTCGAAACCGAGGTCACCGCCTCGACGAAGACTGTCCTGCTCGAATCGGCCAATTTCCGAAACACGACGGTACGGAAGACGCGGAAGCAGCTTGGGCTCGCGACCGAAGCGTCTTACCGTTTCGAGAGGTCGGTCGATCCGGACGGCGTGGTCGCCGCGATCCACCGCTTCAGCGAGCTGCTGGCCGCCTCGGCGCCGGACGTGAAGCTATCGAACATCGTCGATCTGTACCCGCGCCCTCCCGAGAGACGATCGATCGTTCTGCGATCCTCCCGGGCCAGCCGACTGCTGGGTATGGAAATCACCTCAGAGCAGGCGCAAAGCTACCTCGCCCGCCTCGGGTTCGAAGTTCGTCCCATGGCCGAGCCCGGCACGTTCGAAGTAACGATGCCGTCCTGGCGGCCGGATATCCTTCGTGAGGAAGACCTCGTCGAAGAGCTTGGCCGGGTGCATGGGTATGAGCGGATTCCCGAGCGGCTGCCGGAAGGGACGACCACCCTGGGCGGCCCTCATGGCGAATACCTGGCCTACGATCGGCTGCGAGAGACGGCAGTCAAAGCCGGGTTCATCCAGATCGTTAGCCATTCGCTTCGCGACTTCCATCCTTTGGAGCGGTCCGATAAGGACCGGATCGGCCCGCGAGTGGTCGCTTCCCCGGAGCACGCTATTCTCCGCGATTCACTATTACCGTCGCTCGCCGACGCCGCCAGCGAAACGGGGGGGCGAAACCTCCATCTGGTGGAGATGGGGCAGGTTTTCTGGCGTGAGGGGTCGGCTTACTCGGAGCGGCGGCGGCTCGCGTTGCTGAGCACCGGCGAGCTGCTCCCAAGCGACCGGAAGGGGGCGGAGTCGAGGCACGCCGACTTCTTCAGCCTCAAAGGGTCGCTCCAAGCGATTCTCGGTGGCGTGAACGTCCACGTTTCCTTCGTGCCAAAGGGAGACGACCCGAGGTTTCATCCCACCCTTCAAGCAGAAATCGTAGCGGGCAGCCGGTCAGCCGGAGTGATCGGCCAGATCCACCCGGATGTCGCCGAGGCGCTCAAGCTGCCTGCGGCGACGTTCCTTGCCGAGATCGACGTTGTCGATGCGCTGAAGAACGGTTCCGAAGATATCCATGTTCGCAGCATCAGCCGTAACCCGGCGGTTCGGCGTGACATGGCGGTGTTGGTCGACAAGTCGGTTCCGTACGAGCGGGTTGCCGCCGCGATCGCGAAGGCGGCAGGCGACGTGTTGGAGCGGCAGTGGCTGTTCGATGTGTTCGAGGGCGCCGGCATCCCGGCCGGTAAGCATTCCCTCGGAATCGCGCTGCAACTGCGCAAAGCGGGCGAGAACTTTACGGACGAGGAAGCGAACCAGGTGCGGGATCGGGCCGTGGCGGCGCTTGCCGAGTTTGGGGCGACCACGCGTTAG
- a CDS encoding TlpA family protein disulfide reductase, which translates to MTKTKIFTALATLALTAVGFSSGVQDLKGKAVPAFKLKRVGGGTFNSQDLKGKVVILDFWATWCGPCKAASPTMDKLYKTYGKKGLVVIGANVSDTDAAVATYAKDHSYPFAAATGYAAKLGVEALPVFLFIDRKGVVQRVDTGFSGSSPASWEGTVKKLVAKK; encoded by the coding sequence ATGACCAAGACCAAGATTTTCACCGCCCTCGCCACCCTCGCCCTTACCGCCGTTGGATTCTCCAGCGGCGTTCAAGACCTTAAGGGGAAGGCGGTTCCCGCCTTCAAGCTAAAGCGGGTCGGCGGCGGCACGTTCAACAGCCAGGATCTAAAAGGCAAGGTCGTCATCCTCGACTTCTGGGCAACTTGGTGCGGCCCCTGCAAAGCGGCGTCTCCGACGATGGACAAGCTGTACAAGACTTACGGCAAGAAAGGGCTGGTCGTGATCGGCGCCAACGTCAGCGACACCGATGCCGCAGTCGCCACCTACGCAAAGGACCACTCCTATCCGTTCGCCGCCGCCACCGGCTACGCCGCCAAGCTCGGCGTCGAGGCGCTCCCGGTATTCCTCTTCATCGACCGAAAGGGAGTGGTGCAGCGAGTCGACACCGGCTTCAGCGGCTCCAGCCCCGCAAGCTGGGAAGGAACGGTCAAGAAGCTGGTCGCCAAGAAGTAG